In Colletotrichum higginsianum IMI 349063 chromosome 1, whole genome shotgun sequence, one genomic interval encodes:
- a CDS encoding Oxysterol-binding protein, whose protein sequence is MGLVHVPGRRSRASSLTSNRSSVDEARGAAAAEDDDTLVVEPDQGNVLGHIISQLRPGADLSRVVLPTFILEPRSMLERITNFMCHPEMLLPIPEIDDPVLRFVSVVKFYLSGWHIRPPGVKKPLNPILGEIFTCYWDLPDNTKAYYVSEQTSHHPPKSSYFYMVPEHHIRVDGTLKPRSKFLGNSAASMMEGTAVLSLLNRGKDKMKGERYILTQPNMYARGILFGKMKYELGDHSFVRCPELDLVADIEFKTKGWVSGTYNAIGGFIKHESTGEVLYELSGLWSEEMYVKDVKTGHKEMFFNARRSKPSNPLVRPIEEQDERESQKLWFATAQAVKDRNHELATDEKTKVEDRQREEREIRAREGVEWQPRLFRSVQGGPGAPEEEEEELEWIINAKIDSSNPQKQTEQILAIYPILPGQKPFATGVIPPHKPSVAEAPVEQALAGKSSVVQQQDGGNDLIDFGDAQATTPSASTFSAPADAPPAAQASRSGSGDIQSMLDKTGSQPADGPLMDFTTDMKKNVPPLKRADTSQDSFHDALESN, encoded by the exons ATGGGTTTGGTCCATGTGCCAGGAAGACGCTCCAGAGCGTCCAGCCTCA CCAGCAACCGGTCGAGCGTAGACGAGGCCAGGggagccgccgctgccgaagATGATGATACCCTTGTGGTCGAGCCCGATCAGGGAAACG TGCTTGGGCACATCATCTCCCAGCTGCGGCCCGGAGCCGATTTGAGTCGCGTCGTCCTGCCGACTTTCATTCTGGAGCCCCGTAGCATGCTCGAGAGAATTACCAA CTTCATGTGCCACCCCGAAATGCTCCTCCCGATACCCGAGATTGACGACCCTGTCCTGCGGTTCGTTTCCGTTGTCAAATTCTACCTGAGTGGATGGCATATCAGACCTCC GGGGGTGAAGAAACCACTCAACCCGATCCTCGGCGAGATATTCACCTGTTACTGGGACTTGCCCGACAACACGAAAGCCTACTATGTCTCCGAGCAAACGTCGCATCACCCACCCAAATCGAGCTACTTTTACATGGTCCCCGAACACCACATCCGCGTCGATGGCACCCTCAAGCCCAGGAGCAAGTTTCTGGGGAATTCAGCCGCAAGCATGATGGAAGGCACCGCGGTTTTGTCTCTGCTCAACAGGGGCAAGGACAAGATGAAGGGCGAGCGATA CATCCTAACACAGCCCAACATGTACGCTCGAGGCATTCTCTTCGGGAAGATGAAGTATGAGTTGGGAGACCATAGCTTCGTGCGCTGCCCGGAACTAGATCTGGTCGCCGACATTGAGTTCAAGACCAAGGGCTGGGTCAGTGGCACTTACAACGCGATTGGCGGATTCATCAAGCACGAGAGTACCGGCGAGGTCCTGTACGAGCTGTCAGGGCTCTGGAGCGAGGAGATGTATGTCAAAGACGTCAAG ACCGGGCACAAGGAAATGTTCTTCAATGCCAGAAGGTCAAAACCTAGCAACCCTCTGGTCCGGCCAATTGAGGAGCAGGACGAGCGTGAGTCTCAGAAGCTTTGGTTTGCGACAGCTCAGGCAGTGAAGGACCGCAACCATGAACTCGCAACGGACGAGAAGACCAAGGTCGAAGATAGGCAACGTGAGGAACGGGAAATCAGAGCACGTGAAGGCGTCGAATGGCAACCCAGGCTCTTTCGGAGCGTCCAGGGTGGGCCTGGTGCTcctgaggaagaagaggaagagctGGAATGGATCATCAATGCCAAGAT CGACAGCAGCAACCCGCAAAAGCAAACCGAGCAGATCCTGGCCATCTACCCCATTCTTCCAGGACAGAAACCATTCGCGACGGGGGTCATTCCTCCTCATAAGCCCTCGGTCGCTGAGGCTCCTGTGGAACAAGCTCTAGCTGGAAAATCCTCAgtcgtccagcagcaggatgGCGGGAACGACTTGATCGACTTTGGCGATGCTCAGGCCACTACTCCTTCCGCGTCTACCTTCTCCGCGCCGGCCGATGCTCCCCCGGCCGCGCAAGCATCGCGGAGCGGCTCCGGGGACATCCAGAGCATGCTCGATAAGACGGGATCGCAGCCTGCCGATGGCCCATTGATGGACTTCACCACAGACATGAAGAAAAACGTCCCACCACTGAAGAGGGCTGACACCAGTCAGGACAGCTTCCACGACGCTCTCGAGTCAAACTAA
- a CDS encoding ELMO/CED-12 family protein, with protein MDQADIPALLSRLASDEDAARKMAVFKLQSSINDPAFADVFISSGGLVVLRRLIMSAGGNTLAYSLQSLTRLLEVDMGWEIFEGSSSGDLVERIVELIVTNPLVNILRGAMSILVALVGHTQSSRPTTPRTPGSFGFRALKPAVAVYPQFFELVIAQLQSADHALCANALMLINAMIRDAISSDSVTTTTKAISPAMEEWSKFIKRLQDLGLIKAVYNLMQSSSLQDLAHPLLEFQSLTKVLLRKWREVRVDLERPEHRRGLKGLHLASNPEKQVNGIPRMDELNELGKKGSRRHNPEKWRRLGFETESPTQEFEVPGFLGMMDLTDYVRKNEDSFQKMLLEQSTKPRNERCPVARASLAVTMILYDHFEVEKSDVEDTKSYQGLDGIKNNEKLFHPLLLQWSRLHTAGLQALFRVWKSTAAEQLDFEKVAELVRILVEQVVGQASRTKDVLEVEEELLEYDCTRLRELQMELLELSFEDQWGQHLYQVREELRQEALQFVKEQRIRCLLQGSWFSKPMPRRDTNPQNEVQKRRLYTPRPWRFAKLSHNRRYLHYADFEAQTAQDPGLDILTEKVDLSTISSVVSNVSASNEETRSGTSSSTLKNNVAVKSTTKITIFSYTNPVEAAKGGDAKEQAILTLYPVTHSLASEWLDGLLMLLNQAPITAETNKLVNLVSDFGLKIRLLNVRIEAAYNGPPPGAGVIPSRDGLDEDYFYEV; from the coding sequence atggaTCAGGCCGATATTCCAGCGCTCCTCTCGCGCCTCGCaagcgacgaggacgctgCTAGGAAGATGGCTGTTTTCAAGCTGCAGTCGTCCATCAACGACCCCGCCTTCGCCGATGTCTTTATATCGTCGGGCGGTCTGGTCGTCTTGCGACGTCTGATTATGAGTGCGGGAGGGAACACATTGGCGTACTCGCTGCAGAGTTTGACGCGTCTGTTGGAGGTAGACATGGGCTGGGAGATTTTTGAGGGATCGTCGTCAGGGGACCTCGTCGAACGCATCGTCGAACTAATTGTCACAAACCCGCTTGTCAACATTCTCCGCGGCGCCATGTCGATCCtggtcgccctcgtcggccacACGCAGTCATCCCGCCCAACAACCCCTCGCACCCCGGGCTCGTTTGGTTTCAGGGCTCTGAAACCCGCCGTTGCAGTCTACCCGCAGTTCTTCgagctcgtcatcgcccaGCTCCAGTCGGCCGATCACGCGCTGTGTGCCAATGCCCTCATGCTCATCAACGCTATGATTCGGGATGCCATTTCCAGCGATAGTGTcaccactaccaccaagGCAATCTCTCCAGCGATGGAGGAGTGGTCAAAGTTTATCAAGCGTCTACAAGATCTCGGTCTGATAAAGGCGGTGTACAACCTGATGCAGAGTTCCTCCCTGCAGGACCTCGCACATCCTCTGCTCGAGTTCCAGTCCCTGACCAAGGTTCTGCTGAGAAAGTGGCGCGAGGTCAGGGTTGACCTGGAGCGGCCCGAGCATCGGCGGGGATTGAAGGGACTCCACCTTGCCAGTAACCCAGAGAAGCAAGTCAATGGCATCCCCCGAATGGACGAGCTTAACGAACTTGGCAAGAAGGGTAGCCGGCGGCATAATCCTGAGAAGTGGAGGAGACTAGGCTTCGAAACGGAGAGCCCCACGCAAGAGTTCGAGGTGCCCGGCTTTCTGGGCATGATGGACTTGACAGACTACGTGCGCAAGAACGAGGACAGCTTTCAGAAGATGCTGCTGGAGCAGTCGACGAAACCCAGGAACGAGAGATGTCCAGTCGCACGGGCCAGTCTTGCGGTGACGATGATTCTTTACGACCATTTCGAAGTCGAGAAGTCGGATGTTGAGGACACTAAGAGTTACCAAGGCTTAGACGGCATCAAGAACAACGAAAAGCTGTTCCATCCGCTTCTCCTTCAGTGGTCGAGACTTCATACGGCCGGGCTCCAGGCTCTATTCCGCGTTTGGAAGTCCACGGCCGCCGAGCAGTTGGATTTTGAGAAGGTGGCAGAGCTGGTCCGCATACTCGTCGAGCAAGTGGTCGGCCAGGCCAGCAGGACCAAGGATGTGttggaggtcgaggaggagctcctgGAGTATGACTGCACTCGGTTGCGAGAGCTTCAGATGGAACTCTTGGAGCTGTCATTCGAGGATCAGTGGGGTCAGCATCTGTACCAAGTCCGCGAGGAGTTGAGGCAGGAGGCCCTCCAATTTGTTAAGGAACAACGGATCCGATGTCTGCTCCAAGGCTCATGGTTTTCAAAGCCAATGCCCCGGCGGGACACCAATCCTCAAAACGAGGTTCAGAAGCGGCGTCTGTACACTCCCCGACCCTGGCGATTCGCCAAGTTGTCACACAACCGCCGGTACCTCCACTACGCCGACTTTGAAGCACAGACAGCACAAGACCCGGGCCTGGACATTTTGACGGAGAAGGTCGATCTCAGCACCATCAGCTCGGTGGTGTCCAACGTATCGGCGTCCAACGAAGAGACGCGCAGCGGGACTAGCAGTTCGACGCTCAAGAACAACGTGGCGGTCAAGTCGACAACCAAGATCACCATCTTCAGCTATACCAATCCCGTggaggcggccaagggcgGTGATGCGAAGGAGCAAGCGATATTGACGCTCTACCCGGTCACGCACAGCCTGGCATCGGAATGgctcgatggcctcctgATGCTGCTCAATCAGGCTCCCATCACGGCTGAGACAAACAAgctcgtcaacctcgtcaGTGACTTTGGGCTTAAGATAAGACTGCTGAATGTCAGGATAGAGGCTGCCTACAACGGACCACCACCTGGTGCCGGGGTCATTCCCAGTCGGGACGGTCTAGACGAAGACTACTTCTACGAGGTGTGA
- a CDS encoding U2 auxiliary factor small — protein sequence MANFLASIFGTELDKVNCSFYFKIGACRHGDRCSRKHVKPSYSQTILMPNLYQNPAYDPKNRMNPSQLQNHFDAFYEDIWCELCKYGELEELVVCDNNNDHLIGNVYARFKYEDSAQKACDDLNSRWYAARPIYCELSPVTDFREACCRLNSGEGCVRGGFCNFIHRKNPSEDLDRDLTLSTKKWLKDRGRDERSPSRSPTPEPTRRRY from the exons ATGGCTAACTTCCTCGCCTCCATCTTCGGCACCGAGCTCGACAAGGTCAACTGCTCCTTCTACTTCAAGATCGGCGCCTGCCGCCACGGCGACCGTTGCTCCCGGAAACATGTCAAGCCGAGCTATTCGCAGACCATCCTGATGCCCAACCTTTACCAGAACCCGGCCTACGACCCCAAAAACCGCATGAACCCGTCCCAGTTGCAGAACCACTTTGACGCCTTTTACGAGGACATTTGGTGCGAGCTTTGCAAGtacggcgagctcgaggagctaGTCGTCTGCGACAACAACAATGATC ACCTCATAGGAAACGTCTACGCCCGCTTTAAGTACGAGGACTCGGCCCAAAAGGCCTGCGACGACCTCAACTCGCGGTGGTATGCTGCGCGGCCCATATACTGCGAGCTCTCGCCCGTCACCGATTTCCGCGAGGCCTGCTGCCGCCTCAATTCAGGCGAGGGCTGTGTCCGCGGCGGCTTCTGCAACTTTATCCACCGCAAGAATCCTtccgaggacctcgaccGCGACCTCACGCTGAGCACGAAGAAGTGGCTCAAGGaccgcggccgcgacgagCGCAGCCCTTCGCGCTCGCCCACTCCGGAGCCCACGCGCCGCCGATACTAG
- a CDS encoding Px domain-containing protein gives MVSRTPRSGRRLMHSSYNRSGSRTYTPRSNRGTDVGTSPSPLPSQKRRLDGLYLEGNWYCNCAPRHQALLLQVKKKNANHGRFFYKCEKRKGGCNFFLWEEDAKNRAETATLTLPPMPTDGSPAAGTTPSAQFPTPSTAPAARSGVNSATTAPPPDREAPPSPTTQKSAARQKFLDAYFSARPPQAATEASGPLDEAGADAPSHTAKRKRVIFDFDVDDEEDEYGLGDMSSDEERAMNEAMERSAKKLRETVPLMPYTPVAQRMARDAALPTPQTVTRTLFPDAKRRKPAVESPNVSFSTKTSSATVGPSSSPASRGEEQLDPTKEVLALLAERAVDDTTMRSVGDVLRRFSMKAKGLAKDEKIAELQERVASLEARNRAQREEIADFKAGMMDLYSKH, from the coding sequence ATGGTCTCCCGAACACCGCGCAGCGGCCGGCGACTCATGCACAGTAGCTACAATCGCAGCGGGAGCAGAACCTACACCCCCCGCAGCAATCGGGGCACCGACGTGGGcacctcgccatcgccgcttCCGTCGCAGAAGAGGCGTCTCGACGGGCTCTACCTCGAAGGGAACTGGTACTGCAACTGCGCGCCGCGGCATCAGGCATTGCTTCTCcaggtgaagaagaagaacgccAATCACGGGCGGTTCTTTTACAAGTgcgagaagaggaagggcGGCTGCAACTTCTTTCTctgggaggaggatgcgAAGAATCGGGCGGAGACGGCTACTttgacgctgccgccgatgccgacagACGGCTCCCCAGCCGCCGGCACGACACCGAGCGCGCAGTTTCCGACGCCGAGCACGGCTCCTGCAGCCAGGTCCGGCGTCAATTCTGCGACCACCGCGCCCCCACCTGACAGGGaagcgccgccgtcgcccacgACGCAGAAGAGCGCGGCCAGGCAGAAGTTCCTCGACGCCTACTTCTCGGCTCGGCCTCCGCAAGCTGCCACCGAGGCAAGCGGTCCTTTAGATGAGGCCGGGGCCGATGCGCCATCCCACACCGCCAAGAGAAAGCGGGTGATCTTTGACttcgatgtcgacgatgaggaggacgagtACGGGCTGGGAGACATGtcgtcggacgaggagagggCGATGAACGAGGCAATGGAGCGCAGCGCGAAGAAGCTCCGTGAGACAGTGCCGCTGATGCCGTATACACCCGTGGCGCAGCGTATGGCGCGGGATGCCGCCCTGCCTACGCCGCAGACGGTCACGCGGACGCTTTTCCCCGATGCCAAGCGCCGGAAGCCCGCCGTCGAGTCCCCGAACGTGTCCTTTTCGACGAAAACGTCCTCCGCGACCGTGgggccgtcctcgtcgcccgcgtcTAGAGGAGAGGAGCAGCTTGACCCGACGAAGGAGGTCCTGGCGTTGTTGGCGGAGCGGGCGGTCGACGACACCACAATGCGGAGTGTTGGGGACGTGTTGCGACGGTTCTCGATGAAGGCCAAAGGGCtggccaaggacgagaagatcGCGGAGTTGCAGGAGAGGGTCGCCAGCCTGGAGGCGCGGAACCGGGCGCAGAGGGAGGAGATTGCGGATTTCAAGGCGGGCATGATGGATTTGTACTCAAAGCACTGA
- a CDS encoding Integral membrane protein, translating to MSSLWGTRNKKDDDDAPEGPPEERGSNEYPARGPDEHTRLLPNRLDSDNRQFLTPDDPAVSPYNLWTVRVMRWATVLFTALTFTWWTLTLVSVFVTPPGMHTRGSGFQAFSYSSLALFTLLFTLVFFGVPSKAVRILSIFMAFMLFVDMILILAVQKNRYEETGVGVASVVWAFLMSLWALTCDRTVKWGKAEEEERLTGRVETRRTVWEWTEVLISTVAYVILSVVIVLITATLILRSLDAGFGPPGEQYWVDGDQYRIHVYCDGNGTDAAGTKLPTVLFEGGDLPVENGLWQFAQNALKNGSISRYCFADRPGYGWSDTAPSPLSAGMATDALSEALARAGEHGPWVLASAGIGSVYSQIFSSRHGREVNGLLLIDPLHEDLLHRISDSGRGFMYWLRGVLSPLGLEHLPGAVFKGRTSADRVWGRSARQGGKYLFTKLQESLVADTLTKREVISSKAIQYPDAPLVLISSGENIRKDSEWEDKQRDLSHLTRNLKHWDIVDKAPHNVWETLEGRQKIEKRLRQMVHA from the exons ATGTCCTCACTGTGGGGCACGAGAAACAAGaaggacgatgatgatgctccGGAGGGACCTCCCGAGGAACGGGGGTCAAACGAGTATCCGGCGCGGGGACCCGACGAACACACCCGCCTGCTTCCGAACCGACTCGACAGCGACAACAGGCAGTTCCTGACGCCTGACGATCCAGCAGTGTCACCGTACAATCTCTGGACGGTGCGGGTGATGCGATGGGCAACAGTGCTCTTCACAGCCCTTACTTTTACGTGGTGGACTCTCACTTTGGTTTCCGTTTTTGTCACGCCGCCTGGCATGCACACTCGCGGATCGGGCTTCCAAGCCTTCAGCTATTCGAGTCTGGCACTCTTTACCCTACTGTTtaccctcgtcttcttcggcgtACCGTCTAAGGCCGTCCGCATTTTGTCTATCTTCATGGCCTTCATGCTATTTGTCGATATGAttctcatcctcgccgtGCAGAAGAACCGCTACGAAGAGACGGGCGTCGGGGTTGCCAGTGTCGTCT GGGCTTTCCTCATGAGCTTGTGGGCACTGACTTGCGACCGAACCGTGAAATGGGGCAaggcagaagaagaggagcgCTTGACCGGCCGAGTCGAGACGAGACGTACGGTCTGGGAATGGACCGAGGTGCTCATCTCCACCGTGGCCTATGTGATCCTCTCCGTGGTCATCGTTTTGATCACGGCCACTCTCATTCTCCGATCTCTGGATGCTGGATTTGGCCCGCCGGGTGAGCAGTACTGGGTGGACGGAGACCAGTACCGGATCCATGTTTACTGCGACGGTAATGGCACCGATGCCGCAGGCACCAAGCTACCTACTGTTTTAtttgagggcggcgacctgcCAGTTGAGAACGGACTCTGGCAGTTCGCGCAAAATGCATTGAAGAATGGATCGATTTCGAGGTACTGCTTTGCCGACCGCCCAGGGTACGGATGGAGCGACACTGCACCTAGTCCGCTCTCGGCCGGCATGGCAACTGATGCGTTGAGCGAGGCTCTCGCACGAGCCGGCGAACACGGTCCTTGGGTCCTGGCGAGCGCCGGCATTGGTTCCGTCTACTCTCAGATCTTCTCCTCTCGGCATGGCAGAGAGGTTAACggtctcctcctcatcgatCCTCTCCACGAAGACCTCCTACATCGTATCTCGGACTCAGGCAGAGGGTTCATGTACTGGCTGCGTGGCGTTCTTTCCCCTCTCGGACTCGAACATCTGCCAGGTGCCGTTTTCAAAGGGCGAACGAGCGCGGATCGTGTCTGGGGCCGATCTGCCAGACAGGGTGGAAAGTATCTTTTCACAAAGCTGCAGGAAAGTCTTGTGGCCGATACTCTCACCAAGCGAGAGGTGATCAGTAGTAAGGCGATTCAATACCCAGATGCGCCTCTGGTCTTGATCAGCTCTGGCGAAAACATCCGGAAGGATAGCGAATGGGAGGACAAGCAGAGAGATCTCAGCCATTTGACGAGGAACTTGAAGCATTGGGATATTGTCGACAAAGCGCCTCATAATGTGTGGGAGACACTTGAAGGACGCCAGAAGATCGAAAAGAGGCTTCGCCAGATGGTCCATGCATGA
- a CDS encoding PX domain-containing protein, whose amino-acid sequence MASTSYDQPQNGAALDPAPVARTELPVRSKSNMSIPPPGQSLTGKQEHYLKRELISEQVKYEISELNSPTALKRFGAPFKSDVGEVSPLDSELPILRYIFVHHVRDFPFLDKAREKEFWQDKLQVFLESFATKNISSSEDRLEETKRRKLAIKCQKLVELMMVSGCKTSSGFEERIRFSEIEVVDSNAIDTGVMHAMPEGNYINGWDVNVAAVRIMSERKTIRSHKHAEFIMRIHRKGELEFFIGRRYGDFARLYKRLRLELPGKVLPALPKKNKSDTTTSGLFSSLTGGGSPDSSASSVSSVSTMMTGLTPHEKEPSKLSVLVQFLTKPGHKRAGSTTSGRNSPRVSTDGRPKSPLPFLGKKNDQVTLWRESQRVSLRAFIRTLLSNPQIAQTKAMEEFLTKDQITPTDADIDDIERRKAVDAMRVEEQKRFYEIARKRAAELDIYMEEFRQEIVERNGLTSLFKEIKDKETIPDLSIQYRKFAEWLRIEVAATIYHLFLAEDNSPELFAQAKRIHSLIPYTVLKNVIRIANPAAVMSGVLDIFLAQPFGTRSLLQRIFSLTLNDGIKSFQKSIDTLAAKIGDEAFTKKLKLYTEAEEHIKLAIREEAASEDIDLIVVILRSDFLEPGLTSEQIGRLYNAYVAFNNAVENIDEELKQGAQLFSYLKQFLKLCTRQHDKAMMLQLVEEPVTLQLFRDLFTIFYEPLVRVYKSANVYSSVTDFAVFIDDMIQVVEKCQEQDASADPNQTVQAFIDLCQRHEHNFYKFVHEVHTHDNGLFDQLMGWIEDILEFLRKGPKNGTLNVNALFEGGVSSGAVDKDKVIEEVNQLIAWQEARKKWHHDKTRQKMAAEGNGGPDLVPTGFSSSDFGLDQMDLEDMAYEEDDEDEDEAEEEDELDPIEAERRRRAKRRDRLRRSAGEPTKPPVSEVHKLKENFLAMLREVLAQ is encoded by the exons ATGGCTTCGACATCCTATGATCAACCGCAGAATGGCGCTGCCTTAGACCCGGCCCCGGTCGCCAGAACTGAGCTTCCCGTCCGCTCCAAGAGCAACATGTCCATCCCCCCGCCGGGCCAATCCTTGACGGGCAAGCAGGAACACT ACCTCAAGCGCGAGCTGATCTCAGAGCAAGTCAAGTACGAAATCTCCGAGCTCAACTCTCCCACGGCCCTCAAGCGATTCGGCGCCCCGTTCAAGTCCGACGTTGGGGAGGTCTCCCCTCTGGACTCAGAGCTTCCCATTCTTCGCTACATCTTTGTCCATCATGTCCGCGAtttccccttcctcgacaaggccagAGAGAAGGAGTTCTGGCAGGACAAGCTCCAGGTG TTCCTAGAATCATTTGCGACCAAGAACATTTCGTCCTCCGAAGACAGACTTGAAGAAACGAAGCGGCGCAAGCTGGCCATAAAATGCCAGAAGCTTGTTGAGCTGATGATGGTGTCTGGATGTAAGACCTCCTCCGGCTTTGAGGAGAGGATACGCTTTTCCGagatcgaggtcgtcgacagCAATGCCATCGACACGGGCGTCATGCATGCTATGCCTGAGGGCAACTATATCAACGGCTGGGACGTCAACGTAGCCGCCGTCAGAATCATGTCGGAGAGGAAGACAATTAGGTCGCACAAGCACGCT GAGTTCATCATGCGCATCCATCGCAAGGGCGAACTCGAGTTCTTCATCGGCAGACGGTATGGCGATTTTGCCAGGCTGTATAAAAGACTACGCCTCGAATTGCCAGGCAAGGTTCTTCCCGCATTACCTAAGAAGAACAAGTCGGACACAACGACTTCGGGGCTGTTTTCCTCTTTGACCGGCGGTGGCTCTCCTGATTCTTCTGCATCATCAGTATCATCAGTCTCGACTATGATGACTGGCCTCACTCCTCACGAGAAGGAACCCTCCAAGTTGTCGGTGCTAG TACAGTTTCTGACAAAACCAGGACACAAACGCGCGGGTTCTACAACGTCCGGTCGCAACTCGCCTCGCGTATCCACCGACGGCAGACCCAAGAGCCCTTTGCCCTTCCTCGGGAAAAAGAACGACCAGGTGACGTTGTGGCGTGAGAGCCAGCGCGTCTCTCTCCGGGCTTTCATCCGCACCCTCCTTTCGAACCCCCAGATTGCGCAAACAAAGGCCATGGAGGAGTTCCTCACGAAAGACCAGATCACGCCGACCGATGCCGATatcgacgacatcgagcGGAGAAAGGCAGTTGATGCGATGCGTGTGGAGGAACAGAAGAGATTTTACGAGATCGCAAGGAAGCGcgcggccgagctcgacatTTACATGGAAGA ATTCCGCCAAGAGATTGTGGAGCGCAACGGCCTCACTTCGTTGTtcaaggagatcaaggacaaggagaccATCCCGGATCTCAGCATCCAGTACCGAAAGTTCGCAGAGTGGCTTCGTATTGAGGTTGCTGCCACGATATACCACCTGTTCCTTGCTGAGGATAACTCCCCCGAGCTCTTCGCCCAGGCGAAGAGGATTCACTCGCTCATCCCGTATACGGTCCTCAAGAACGTCATCAGAATTGCGAACCCAGCTGCTGTTATGTCAGGCGTTTTGGACATATTCCTGGCACAACCTTTTGGTACTCGTTCGCTGCTACAGCGCATCTTCTCGCTTACGCTCAACGATGGTATCAAGAGCTTCCAAAAGTCTATCGACACTCTTGCTGCTAAAATCGGCGACGAGGCTTTTACGAAGAAGCTGAAGCTGTATaccgaggcggaggagcaCATCAAGCTTGCTATTCGGGAGGAGGCCGCTTCTGAGGATATCGATCTGATTGTTGTCATCCTGCGCTCCGACTTCCTTGAGCCTGGTCTGACTTCGGAACAAATTGGCCGACTCTACAACGCCTACGTGGCTTTCAACAACGCTGTCGAGAACATtgacgaggagctgaagcAGGGTGCCCAGCTTTTCTCTTACCTCAAGCAATTCTTGAAGCTTTGCACTAGGCAACACGACAAAGCCATGATGCTGCAACTTGTAGAGGAGCCGGTCACGCTTCAGCTGTTCCGCGATCTATTCACCATCTTCTACGAGCCTCTTGTTCGGGTCTACAAGTCAGCTAATGTTTACAGCAGCGTTACTGACTTTGCTGTGTTTATCGACGACATGATTCAG GTCGTGGAGAAGTGCCAAGAGCAGGACGCATCAGCAGACCCGAACCAGACCGTGCAAGCGTTCATTGATCTCTGCCAGAGACACGAGCACAACTTTTACAAGTTTGTTCACGAGGTCCACACGCATGACAATGGACTCTTCGATCAGTTGATGGGTTGGATTGAAGACATACTGGAGTTCCTTAGGAAGGGCCCCAAGAACGGCACCTTGAACGTGAATGCTCTATTTGAGGGAGGCGTCAGCTCTGGTGCCgtcgacaaggacaaggtcaTCGAGGAGGTCAACCAGCTCATCGCATGGCAGGAAGCCAGGAAGAAGTGGCACCACGACAAGACGCGGCAGAAGATGGCTGCCGAAGGAAACGGCGGGCCGGACCTTGTTCCTACGGGCTTCTCATCGTCAgacttcggcctcgaccagATGGATTTGGAAGACATGGCGTatgaggaagatgacgaagacgaagacgaagcagaagaggaggacgagctcgacccTATTGAGGCcgagcgccgtcgtcgtgccAAGAGACGCGATAGGCTTCGCCGGAGCGCCGGCGAACCGACCAAGCCTCCCGTCTCCGAGGTTCACAAACTCAAGGAAAACTTCCTTGCCATGTTGCGCGAGGTTCTTGCCCAGTAA